From the genome of Bacteroides sp. MSB163, one region includes:
- a CDS encoding antitoxin HicB, with product MKTVEVIVEHAGKNFSAYIEGAPVITVGNDMREIEDNMKEAIELYLEDNPDPCELLSGEFDLKFKIDAATFINYYSNIFTKAALSRITGINERQLWHYAAGVHKPRRQQLEKIQKGIQALTKELSAINLL from the coding sequence ATGAAAACAGTAGAAGTTATCGTCGAACATGCAGGAAAGAATTTCAGTGCTTATATCGAAGGTGCCCCGGTTATCACTGTGGGTAATGATATGCGGGAAATTGAGGATAATATGAAGGAGGCTATTGAGCTGTATCTGGAGGACAATCCTGATCCTTGCGAATTGTTATCCGGGGAGTTTGATTTGAAGTTCAAGATTGATGCTGCTACCTTTATTAACTATTATAGTAATATCTTTACCAAAGCTGCGCTAAGTCGTATCACGGGAATCAATGAACGTCAGTTATGGCATTATGCAGCTGGAGTTCATAAACCTCGCAGGCAGCAATTGGAAAAAATACAGAAAGGTATTCAAGCGTTGACGAAAGAGTTATCTGCCATTAATTTGCTTTAG
- a CDS encoding DUF6377 domain-containing protein, with protein MRQLKVILAVFFVSLSLYSYATETDSLLRVLDMSIRSRPQYTLERQEQIDALQRKLRLLHSDQERFDVYRELFGKYRSYRMDSALWVANQRVELAKRMKNPLHIYSAELNVAEVMIGVAMYKEGLEILDGIKSSDLDASGISYYYYQYHQVYTLMADYAFSDKMKDHYRSLAYQYKDSILNIRKSGSQGYLLMKSEKLLYEEKYDEAIEILNSCYETHKQKGYSVAIPSIGLANAYGVMGKTELQKKYLIISAIADIQAATKEYISLWKLANLLFQEGDINRAYTYIECSMQDATFCNARYRTQEISEMLPIISRTYENKLRQEKTQMVALFVLTSALLIILLIALIFIFYQMKRLNVARKAVSDMNEELKHINANLHTLNDKLQESNQVKEEYIGYVFNMCSLYINKQEEQRKMLARKIKTGQLDDLYKTVNSSSFVANELKEFFYTFDSVFLKLYPKFIEQFNTLLQEDERICPKEGELLTPELRVFALIRLGITDSGKIANFLHYSAQTVYNYRLKVRNKSLLSKDEFMEAVQQIG; from the coding sequence ATGAGGCAACTGAAAGTAATTTTGGCAGTCTTCTTTGTATCCCTGTCCCTGTATTCTTATGCCACTGAAACAGACTCTTTGCTTCGGGTACTTGATATGTCTATCAGGAGCCGCCCTCAATATACATTAGAACGCCAGGAGCAGATAGATGCTTTGCAACGGAAACTCCGTTTGCTTCATTCGGATCAGGAACGCTTTGATGTCTATCGCGAATTGTTCGGCAAATACCGTTCTTATCGCATGGACTCCGCCTTGTGGGTTGCCAACCAGCGTGTGGAGCTTGCCAAGCGCATGAAGAATCCTCTTCATATTTATTCCGCGGAACTGAATGTGGCCGAAGTCATGATCGGAGTGGCCATGTATAAGGAAGGGCTGGAGATACTGGACGGCATTAAATCCAGCGACTTGGATGCTTCCGGCATTTCTTACTATTATTATCAGTATCATCAGGTTTACACGTTAATGGCGGATTATGCTTTTTCCGATAAGATGAAAGATCACTACCGGAGCCTTGCTTATCAGTATAAAGATTCTATTCTCAATATCCGGAAGTCAGGTTCGCAGGGCTATCTGTTGATGAAAAGTGAGAAACTACTGTACGAGGAAAAATACGATGAAGCCATCGAGATACTGAACAGTTGCTACGAGACGCATAAACAGAAAGGATATAGCGTTGCCATTCCTTCCATCGGGCTGGCGAATGCTTATGGCGTGATGGGAAAGACGGAACTACAGAAGAAGTATCTGATTATTTCCGCTATCGCTGACATTCAGGCAGCGACGAAGGAATATATTTCTCTTTGGAAACTGGCAAACCTCTTGTTTCAGGAAGGGGATATTAACCGTGCTTATACCTATATAGAATGTTCCATGCAGGATGCCACATTCTGTAATGCCCGCTACCGTACACAGGAGATTTCAGAAATGCTACCTATTATTAGCCGGACTTATGAGAACAAGTTGCGGCAGGAAAAGACACAGATGGTTGCTTTGTTCGTCTTGACTTCTGCTCTGCTGATAATCCTGCTGATTGCCCTGATTTTCATTTTCTATCAGATGAAACGGCTGAACGTTGCCCGGAAGGCAGTGAGCGATATGAACGAGGAGCTCAAGCATATCAATGCAAACCTGCATACATTGAATGATAAGTTGCAGGAGTCCAACCAGGTGAAGGAAGAATACATCGGTTACGTCTTCAATATGTGTTCGCTCTACATCAACAAGCAGGAGGAACAACGGAAAATGCTTGCCCGTAAAATCAAGACCGGGCAATTGGATGATTTGTATAAGACTGTCAATTCCTCTTCTTTTGTTGCCAATGAGTTAAAAGAATTCTTCTACACGTTCGATAGTGTGTTCCTGAAACTCTATCCTAAGTTCATAGAACAGTTCAATACTTTGCTTCAGGAAGATGAGCGTATCTGTCCGAAGGAGGGTGAACTGCTGACACCCGAGTTGCGCGTCTTTGCTCTGATCAGATTGGGTATTACAGATAGTGGGAAGATTGCTAACTTCCTTCATTATTCTGCCCAGACGGTGTATAACTATCGTCTGAAAGTGCGGAATAAATCTTTGCTTTCCAAGGATGAATTTATGGAAGCGGTGCAGCAAATTGGATGA
- a CDS encoding Rpn family recombination-promoting nuclease/putative transposase, translating to MEQKDKYIRFDWAVKRLLRNKANFGVLEGFLTVLLGEPIRIVEILESEGNQQRESEKFNRVDIKARNSKDEIIIVEVQNTREIYYLERILFGVAKAITEHIELGELYSQVKKVYSISILYFDIGKGNDYLYHGQNSFVGVHTGDFLEVTTKEKDAIVRKLPAEIFPEYFLIRVNEFNKVAVTPLEEWIEYLKTGIIRPDTKAPGLEEARRKLIYYNMDRSEQLAYDEHINAVMIQNDVLSTAAEEGRQEGRQEGLAEGLAEGFEQGKQEKNIENARTMKALNISSEVIHQVTGLAIKDIEEL from the coding sequence ATGGAACAGAAAGATAAATATATACGTTTTGATTGGGCAGTGAAGCGTTTGCTGCGCAATAAGGCTAACTTCGGCGTGCTCGAAGGTTTCCTCACTGTATTGCTGGGTGAGCCTATCCGCATCGTCGAGATACTGGAAAGCGAGGGCAACCAGCAACGTGAAAGCGAGAAGTTCAACCGGGTGGACATCAAGGCGCGCAATAGCAAGGATGAAATCATCATCGTTGAGGTGCAGAACACGCGCGAGATATACTATCTGGAGCGCATCCTCTTCGGCGTTGCCAAGGCCATCACGGAGCATATCGAATTGGGAGAACTTTACTCTCAAGTGAAGAAAGTGTACTCCATCAGTATTCTCTATTTCGACATCGGCAAGGGAAACGATTACCTGTACCACGGTCAGAACTCCTTTGTGGGCGTGCATACGGGCGATTTTCTGGAAGTTACCACCAAAGAGAAGGACGCTATTGTGCGTAAGCTACCTGCCGAAATCTTCCCCGAATACTTCCTGATTCGTGTGAATGAGTTCAACAAGGTGGCCGTCACCCCGCTTGAGGAGTGGATAGAGTATCTGAAAACCGGTATCATCCGCCCCGATACGAAAGCTCCCGGACTGGAAGAGGCACGCCGCAAACTGATTTATTACAATATGGACAGGTCGGAACAACTGGCGTATGACGAGCATATCAATGCCGTGATGATTCAGAATGATGTGCTGAGTACGGCGGCGGAGGAAGGAAGACAGGAAGGCAGACAGGAAGGGCTGGCAGAAGGACTGGCAGAAGGGTTTGAACAAGGAAAGCAAGAGAAAAACATAGAGAATGCCCGTACGATGAAAGCCTTGAATATCTCCTCCGAGGTCATCCACCAAGTGACGGGTTTAGCCATCAAAGACATAGAAGAATTATAA